One genomic window of Gossypium hirsutum isolate 1008001.06 chromosome D11, Gossypium_hirsutum_v2.1, whole genome shotgun sequence includes the following:
- the LOC107911586 gene encoding transketolase, chloroplastic, whose amino-acid sequence MASSSSLTLSQALLARAISSHGSAQPSDHRVSLSALSIPTFSGLKSASPRASTSCRRLPTRSTRNHQVRSAAVETIGTAAETSLVEKSVNTIRFLAIDAVEKANSGHPGLPMGCAPMGHILYDEVMRYNPKNPYWFNRDRFVLSAGHGCMLQYALLHLAGYDSVREDDLKNFRQWESRTPGHPENFETPGVEVTTGPLGQGIANAVGLALAEKHLAARFNKPDNEIIDHYTYVILGDGCQMEGIANEACSLAGHWGLGKLIAFYDDNHISIDGDTEIAFTESVDKRFEGLGWHVIWVKNGNTGYDEIRAAIKEAKAVKDKPTLIKVTTTIGYGSPNKANSYSVHGSALGAKEVDATRKNLGWPYEPFHVPEDVKGHWSRHVPQGAALEAEWNAKFSAYEKNYKEEAAELKSIITGELPAGWEKALPTYTPESPADATRNLSQQNLNALVKVLPGLLGGSADLASSNMTLLKMFGDFQKDTPEERNVRFGVREHGMGAICNGIALHSPGLIPYCATFFVFTDYMRAAIRISALSQARVIYVMTHDSIGLGEDGPTHQPIEHLASFRAMPNVLMLRPADGNETAGAYKVAVLKRKTPSILALSRQKLPQLAGTSIEGVEKGGYIISDNSSGNNPDVILIGTGSELEIAVKAADELRKEGKAIRVVSLVSWELFDDQSDAYKESVFPSAVTARVSIEAGSTFGWGKIVGSKGKAIGIDRFGASAPAGRIYKEFGLTPEAVIAAAKELC is encoded by the exons ATGGCCTCTTCTTCCTCTCTCACCCTATCTCAAGCCCTCCTTGCTCGAGCCATCTCTTCCCATGGCTCTGCCCAACCCTCTGACCACCGCGTCTCTCTCTCCGCCCTCTCTATTCCCACTTTCTCCGGCCTTAAATCTGCTTCCCCACGCGCTTCCACTTCCTGTCGCCGGCTTCCCACGCGCTCTACCCGGAATCATCAAGTCCGTTCTGCCGCTGTCGAGACGATTGGTACCGCCGCCGAGACTTCATTGGTCGAGAAATCGGTCAACACGATCAGATTCTTGGCCATTGATGCTGTCGAGAAGGCCAATTCAGGGCATCCTGGGTTGCCCATGGGCTGTGCTCCAATGGGTCACATTTTATACGATGAAGTTATGAGATATAACCCGAAGAACCCTTATTGGTTCAACCGTGACCGTTTCGTATTGTCCGCTGGTCACGGTTGCATGCTACAGTATGCTCTGCTTCACCTCGCTGGTTACGACAGTGTCCGA GAAGATGATTTGAAGAATTTCAGGCAGTGGGAAAGCAGAACCCCAGGACACCCCGAGAACTTTGAAACACCTGGAGTTGAAGTCACAACTG GTCCTCTTGGTCAAGGCATTGCAAATGCTGTTGGATTGGCTCTTGCTGAGAAACACTTGGCTGCTAGATTCAATAAGCCAGACAATGAGATCATCGACCACTACAC ATATGTTATTTTGGGAGATGGTTGCCAGATGGAGGGTATTGCAAATGAAGCTTGTTCACTTGCTGGACACTGGGGACTTGGAAAGCTTATAGCTTTCTATGATGACAACCACATTTCCATTGATGGAGACACTGAAATTGCCTTTACAGAGAGTGTTGATAAGCGTTTTGAGGGGCTTGGGTGGCATGTTATCTGGGTCAAGAATGGAAACACTGGCTACGATGAAATTCGTGCTGCTATTAAGGAAGCAAAGGCTGTCAAAGACAAGCCCACTCTGATCAAG GTGACAACCACCATTGGTTATGGATCTCCAAACAAGGCAAACTCATACAGTGTACATGGTAGTGCATTGGGTGCCAAGGAAGTGGATGCTACTAGGAAAAACCTTGGATGGCCATATGAGCCTTTCCATGTACCTGAAGATGTGAAAGG GCACTGGAGTCGCCATGTCCCTCAAGGTGCTGCTCTCGAAGCCGAATGGAATGCAAAGTTCTCTGCATATGAGAAGAATTACAAAGAGGAAGCTGCAGAGCTCAAGTCAATAATCACTGGTGAACTACCTGCTGGCTGGGAGAAGGCACTTCCA ACATACACTCCAGAGAGCCCAGCTGATGCTACCAGAAATCTCTCTCAACAAAATCTCAACGCCCTTGTAAAAGTACTCCCAGGTCTTCTTGGTGGAAGTGCAGATCTTGCTTCTTCCAACATGACCTTGCTCAAAATGTTTGGGGATTTCCAGAAGGACACCCCTGAGGAACGCAATGTTCGGTTTGGTGTTAGGGAACACGGAATGGGAGCTATCTGCAATGGCATTGCCCTTCACAGCCCTGGCCTGATTCCATACTGTGCTACTTTCTTTGTCTTCACTGACTACATGAGGGCCGCCATTAGGATTTCTGCCTTGAGTCAGGCTAGAGTTATCTACGTTATGACCCATGATTCCATTGGTCTTGGGGAAGATGGACCAACTCACCAGCCAATTGAGCACTTGGCAAGCTTCCGTGCAATGCCTAATGTTTTGATGCTCCGTCCAGCTGATGGAAATGAAACGGCTGGAGCATACAAGGTTGCTGTCCTCAAGAGGAAGACACCCTCAATTCTTGCCCTTTCCAGACAAAAGCTACCCCAATTAGCTGGAACTTCCATTGAGGGGGTTGAAAAAGGTGGCTACATCATTTCAGACAATTCTTCAGGCAACAATCCTGATGTAATTCTGATTGGAACTGGTTCTGAGTTAGAGATCGCTGTTAAAGCTGCTGATGAACTAAGGAAGGAAGGGAAGGCTATAAGGGTTGTCTCCCTTGTTTCATGGGAGCTCTTTGATGACCAATCAGATGCCTACAAGGAAAGTGTTTTCCCATCTGCTGTAACAGCTAGAGTGAGTATTGAGGCTGGATCAACATTTGGGTGGGGGAAGATAGTTGGATCCAAAGGGAAGGCAATCGGAATTGATCGGTTTGGGGCAAGTGCACCAGCAGGGAGAATATACAAGGAATTTGGTTTAACTCCAGAGGCTGTTATTGCTGCAGCCAAAGAACTTTGCTAA
- the LOC107911908 gene encoding UDP-glucuronate 4-epimerase 3 — protein sequence MSKQMSHLDDIPSTPGKFKMEKSPFVHNRLRWHSSLAKLTFWSFIFLGLILIFFFRSPSSNPLPQDPSRRSLRTYNWGGPAWEKRVRSSACVRSHNGISVLVTGAAGFVGTHVSAALKRRGDGVLGLDNFNDYYDPSLKRARQALLERSGVFIVEGDINDSALLRKLFEVVAFTHVMHLAAQAGVRYAMENPGSYVHSNIAGLVSLLEVCKSANPQPAIVWASSSSVYGLNTKVPFSEKDRTDQPASLYAATKKAGEEIAHTYNHIYGLSLTGLRFFTVYGPWGRPDMAYFFFTRDILKGKSIPIFEAANHGTVARDFTYIDDIVKGCLAALDTAEKSTGSGGKKKGPAQLRVYNLGNTSPVPVSDLVSILERLLKVNAKRDIMKLPRNGDVQFTHANISLAQRELGYKPSTDLQTGLKKFVRWYLGYYNGGKKAAG from the coding sequence ATGTCAAAACAAATGTCTCATCTTGACGACATTCCATCAACGCCGGGGAAATTCAAGATGGAAAAATCGCCGTTCGTTCACAATCGGCTGAGGTGGCATTCCTCTCTTGCAAAGCtcacattttggtcatttatctTCTTGGGCCTGATCTTGATCTTCTTCTTTCGATCTCCCTCTTCCAATCCCCTTCCGCAAGATCCTTCCCGACGCTCTCTCCGTACGTACAACTGGGGTGGACCCGCTTGGGAAAAAAGGGTTCGTTCCTCTGCTTGTGTCCGTTCCCACAATGGCATCTCCGTTTTGGTTACTGGAGCTGCCGGCTTCGTTGGAACCCACGTGTCGGCTGCTTTGAAAAGGCGCGGCGATGGTGTTCTTGGACTTGATAATTTCAATGACTATTATGACCCTTCACTGAAAAGAGCTCGGCAAGCACTTCTGGAACGAAGTGGGGTTTTCATTGTGGAAGGAGATATCAATGATTCGGCTCTTTTGAGGAAGCTTTTCGAGGTTGTTGCATTTACGCACGTTATGCATTTGGCTGCTCAAGCTGGGGTCAGGTATGCAATGGAAAACCCTGGCTCTTATGTTCATAGCAACATTGCTGGTCTTGTTAGTTTACTTGAAGTTTGTAAGTCAGCCAATCCACAGCCTGCAATTGTGTGGGCTTCTTCTAGTTCTGTTTACGGTCTTAATACCAAAGTTCCGTTTTCTGAGAAAGATAGGACTGATCAGCCTGCTAGTTTATATGCTGCTACTAAGAAAGCTGGTGAAGAAATTGCACATACTTATAATCATATATATGGACTTTCTTTAACTGGTTTGAGGTTTTTCACGGTTTATGGTCCATGGGGAAGGCCGGATAtggcatatttctttttcactaGGGATATTTTGAAGGGGAAGTCCATACCAATATTTGAGGCAGCTAATCATGGTACGGTGGCTAGGGATTTTACCTACATTGATGATATTGTTAAAGGGTGTTTAGCAGCACTGGATACTGCCGAGAAGAGTACCGGTAGTGGAGGGAAGAAGAAGGGTCCGGCTCAACTGAGGGTATATAATTTGGGGAATACTTCGCCTGTGCCAGTTTCAGATCTTGTGAGTATCTTGGAGAGGCTGTTGAAAGTTAATGCAAAGAGGGATATTATGAAGTTGCCACGAAACGGGGATGTTCAGTTTACTCATGCCAATATTAGCTTGGCTCAGAGAGAGCTTGGATATAAGCCCTCAACTGATTTGCAGACTGGTTTGAAGAAATTTGTCAGGTGGTATCTTGGTTACTATAATGGTGGGAAGAAGGCTGCTGGGTGA